The Oxalobacteraceae bacterium OTU3CINTB1 genome includes a window with the following:
- a CDS encoding DNA-binding transcriptional regulator, whose product MTAKVRRIALLFNANKSFDREVTAGIAAYLGSTRAAWDLFLEEDFRLRLSGIERWQGDGIIADFDDPAVAEALSHCSVPVVGVGGSYANPADYPVGVPYVATDNYKLIKMARDHLIDVGLSRFAMFSLPKTKENRWAQERENAFLSLMRQDRMEAEIFHGSETCASSWEESMRLQIDWLRSLPKPVGIIAVTDARARQLLQACIIAGIEVPEQVALIGIDNDPMVRMLTRIPLSSVIQGAQEMGRTAAHLLDQMLHGVRLPDTRIQVAPAGINILASSEHQRIRHPQVMRACHFIRQYGCQGIKTQQVAEHVGVSRSSLEAYFREELGCSVHDMILRFKLDAAKAGLEGGERSIADVALVCGFTSTQYMHLVFKRELGCTPRAYRDRVLGESMEAA is encoded by the coding sequence ATGACTGCGAAAGTACGTCGGATTGCCTTGCTGTTTAATGCGAATAAGAGTTTCGATCGAGAAGTAACCGCCGGTATTGCCGCCTACCTGGGCAGCACGCGGGCGGCCTGGGACTTGTTCCTGGAAGAAGATTTCCGGCTGCGCCTGTCCGGCATAGAACGCTGGCAGGGCGACGGCATCATCGCCGATTTCGACGATCCCGCCGTGGCCGAGGCCTTGTCGCACTGCAGCGTGCCTGTCGTCGGCGTCGGCGGCTCCTACGCCAACCCGGCCGACTATCCCGTCGGTGTTCCCTACGTTGCAACCGACAATTACAAGCTGATTAAGATGGCGCGCGACCACCTGATCGACGTCGGCCTTTCCCGCTTCGCCATGTTCAGCCTGCCCAAGACCAAGGAGAACCGCTGGGCGCAGGAGCGCGAAAACGCCTTCCTCAGCCTGATGCGGCAAGACCGGATGGAAGCCGAGATCTTTCATGGCAGCGAGACCTGCGCCTCGTCCTGGGAAGAGTCGATGCGCCTGCAGATCGACTGGCTGCGCAGCCTGCCCAAACCGGTCGGCATCATCGCCGTCACCGACGCGCGCGCGCGCCAGCTATTGCAAGCCTGCATCATCGCCGGCATCGAGGTGCCGGAACAAGTGGCGCTGATCGGCATCGACAACGACCCGATGGTGCGCATGCTCACCCGGATACCGCTCAGCTCGGTGATCCAGGGCGCGCAGGAAATGGGCCGGACCGCCGCCCACCTGCTGGACCAGATGCTGCACGGCGTGCGCCTGCCGGACACCCGCATCCAGGTGGCGCCGGCCGGCATCAACATCCTCGCCTCCAGCGAGCACCAGCGGATCAGGCATCCACAGGTGATGCGGGCCTGCCACTTCATCCGCCAATACGGTTGCCAGGGCATCAAGACCCAGCAGGTGGCCGAACACGTGGGCGTGTCGCGCTCGTCGCTGGAAGCGTACTTCCGCGAGGAGCTGGGCTGCAGCGTGCACGACATGATTCTGCGCTTCAAGCTCGACGCGGCCAAGGCCGGGCTGGAAGGCGGCGAGCGCAGCATCGCCGACGTCGCGCTGGTCTGCGGCTTCACCTCCACCCAATACATGCACCTGGTATTCAAGCGGGAGCTGGGCTGCACGCCGCGCGCCTACCGCGACCGCGTACTCGGCGAGAGCATGGAGGCGGCCTGA
- a CDS encoding tryptophan 7-halogenase, with protein MDAAYKSAYRRIVVVGGGAAGWMAATALATALPGSAVELVESEEIGIIGVGEATFPSIRAFHKILGIDEAEFLRATNGTYKLGIEFCDWRMQGERYFHTFGDFGALAGPQSLWGQHRRLGDAGLGALGEQCLPSVMAREGRFHVPPEQGQFFNYAYHFDAVLYAGFLRTMALRKGVRRTEGRIVDVERRADGGVSRLRLADGRVVEGDLFIDCSGFASLLLGRTLEEPFVDFSHWLPVDRAWACPTERSGTALAPYTRATALEGGWAWRIPLSNRTGHGHVFASRHIDEERALSQLLAQMDAPALAEPRLLRFTTGHRARFWVHNVVALGLSSGFLEPLESTSIFLVQSGLGRLIEALLPCTVPDARALAGYNTGMVRQFERVRDFIILHYRLTARRDSALWRTMATMELPDTLAFKIHAWRQTGALHQYGDEGFDATSWLAIHAGMGHWPEHADPALREVAPEAALLGLRQRRAGIAATVAAMPRHEDYLRAVLAQRA; from the coding sequence ATGGATGCGGCATACAAGAGCGCCTATCGGCGCATCGTGGTGGTCGGCGGCGGCGCGGCCGGCTGGATGGCGGCCACGGCACTGGCCACCGCGCTGCCGGGCAGCGCGGTGGAGTTGGTCGAGTCGGAGGAAATCGGCATCATCGGCGTCGGCGAGGCGACTTTTCCTTCCATCCGCGCCTTCCACAAGATCCTCGGCATCGACGAGGCCGAGTTCTTGCGCGCCACCAATGGCACCTACAAGCTGGGCATCGAGTTTTGCGACTGGCGGATGCAGGGCGAGCGCTATTTCCATACCTTCGGCGATTTCGGCGCGCTGGCCGGTCCGCAGTCCCTGTGGGGCCAGCACCGGCGCCTGGGCGACGCCGGCCTCGGCGCGCTGGGCGAGCAATGCCTGCCCAGCGTGATGGCCCGCGAGGGGCGCTTCCACGTGCCGCCCGAACAGGGGCAATTCTTCAACTACGCCTACCACTTCGACGCCGTGCTGTACGCCGGCTTCCTGCGCACGATGGCGCTGCGCAAGGGCGTGCGCCGCACCGAGGGCCGCATCGTCGACGTGGAGCGCCGCGCCGACGGCGGTGTCAGCCGGTTGCGGCTGGCCGACGGCCGGGTGGTCGAGGGCGACCTGTTCATCGACTGCTCCGGCTTCGCCTCGCTGCTGCTGGGCCGCACCCTGGAAGAACCCTTCGTCGATTTCAGCCACTGGCTGCCGGTCGACCGGGCCTGGGCGTGTCCGACCGAGCGCAGCGGCACCGCGCTGGCGCCGTACACGCGCGCGACGGCGCTGGAAGGCGGCTGGGCGTGGCGCATCCCGCTGAGCAACCGCACCGGACATGGCCATGTATTCGCCAGCCGCCATATCGACGAGGAGCGGGCGCTGTCGCAGTTGCTGGCGCAAATGGACGCGCCGGCGCTGGCCGAACCGCGCCTGCTGCGCTTCACCACCGGCCACCGCGCGCGCTTCTGGGTGCATAACGTGGTGGCGCTGGGCTTATCTTCCGGCTTCCTGGAGCCGTTGGAATCGACCAGTATTTTCCTGGTGCAGAGCGGCCTGGGACGGCTGATCGAAGCGCTGCTGCCGTGCACGGTGCCAGACGCGCGCGCTCTGGCCGGCTACAACACCGGCATGGTGCGCCAGTTCGAGCGCGTGCGCGACTTCATCATCCTGCACTACCGCCTGACGGCCCGTCGCGACAGCGCGCTGTGGCGCACAATGGCGACGATGGAGCTGCCCGACACGCTGGCGTTCAAGATCCACGCGTGGCGCCAGACCGGCGCGCTGCACCAGTACGGCGACGAGGGCTTCGACGCCACCAGCTGGCTGGCGATCCATGCCGGCATGGGGCACTGGCCAGAGCATGCCGACCCGGCGCTGCGCGAGGTGGCGCCCGAGGCGGCGTTGCTGGGACTGCGCCAACGGCGCGCCGGCATCGCCGCTACCGTTGCGGCCATGCCCCGCCATGAAGATTATTTGCGCGCCGTGCTGGCGCAGCGCGCATAG
- a CDS encoding alpha-L-fucosidase, which translates to MKRRDLLKHMGAAIPAVALSGVARAADALTTTPPGAIAAGPFSPDWNSLEKYQTPDWFRNAKFGIWAHWGPQCEPEFGDWYGRIMYEEGSDPYRYHVRKYGHPSKFGFKDIIHQWKAEQWNPDELVALYKRAGAKYFVALANHHDNFDLYKSSYQPQWNSTAMGPRKDLIGGWSKAARANGLRFGVSVHAAHAWAWYETAQGADKNGQYAGVPYDGKLTRADGKGKWWEGLDPQALYAQNHALSKSGGDGGVQHEQWHWGGGASIPDQAYNDKFFNRTRELIDNYDPDLVYYDDTVLPLWPFSDAGLRLAAHMYNRSIARKGKLEAVVNGKILNAQQRRSMVLDIERGQSNKIEALPWQTCTCIGNWHYDRRVYDNKAYKSAQTVVHTLIDVVSKNGNLLLSVPVRGNGTIDEQERAIVEEIGRWIAVNGEGIYDTRPWAIFGEGPVAADAGAPMSGAGFNEGKGKPFSAADIRFTAKGESVYAFLMGWPEAGKLAIQAMASGGPHLARPVKRVELLGSGVALAFRQTAEGLQVTFPADRPALAYASALKIS; encoded by the coding sequence ATGAAGCGTAGGGATTTGTTGAAGCACATGGGCGCGGCCATTCCGGCGGTGGCCTTGTCCGGCGTGGCGCGCGCCGCCGACGCGCTGACGACAACGCCGCCGGGCGCCATCGCCGCCGGCCCGTTTTCGCCGGACTGGAATTCGCTGGAGAAGTACCAGACTCCGGACTGGTTCCGCAACGCCAAGTTCGGCATCTGGGCCCATTGGGGCCCGCAGTGCGAGCCGGAGTTCGGCGACTGGTACGGCCGCATCATGTACGAGGAGGGCAGTGATCCCTACCGCTACCACGTGCGCAAGTACGGCCACCCGTCCAAGTTCGGCTTCAAGGACATCATCCACCAGTGGAAGGCCGAGCAATGGAACCCGGACGAACTGGTGGCCTTGTACAAGCGCGCCGGCGCGAAGTACTTCGTGGCGCTGGCCAACCACCACGATAATTTCGACCTGTACAAAAGCAGCTACCAGCCGCAGTGGAATTCCACCGCAATGGGCCCGCGCAAGGACTTGATCGGCGGCTGGAGCAAGGCCGCGCGCGCCAACGGCCTGCGCTTCGGCGTCAGCGTGCACGCGGCGCACGCGTGGGCCTGGTACGAGACGGCGCAGGGCGCCGACAAGAACGGCCAGTACGCCGGCGTCCCCTACGACGGCAAGCTGACCCGCGCCGACGGCAAGGGCAAGTGGTGGGAGGGGCTCGACCCGCAGGCGCTGTACGCGCAGAACCACGCGCTCAGCAAGTCGGGCGGCGACGGCGGCGTGCAGCACGAACAGTGGCACTGGGGCGGCGGCGCGTCGATTCCCGACCAGGCCTACAACGACAAGTTCTTCAACCGCACGCGCGAGCTGATCGACAACTACGATCCGGACCTGGTGTACTACGACGATACCGTGCTGCCGCTATGGCCGTTCAGCGACGCCGGCCTGCGCCTGGCGGCGCACATGTACAACCGCAGCATCGCGCGCAAGGGCAAGCTGGAGGCCGTGGTCAACGGCAAAATCCTCAATGCCCAGCAGCGCCGCAGCATGGTGCTCGACATTGAACGCGGCCAGAGCAACAAGATTGAAGCGTTGCCGTGGCAAACCTGCACCTGCATCGGCAACTGGCATTACGACCGGCGCGTGTACGACAACAAGGCCTACAAGAGCGCGCAAACGGTGGTGCATACGCTGATCGACGTGGTCAGCAAAAACGGCAACCTGCTGCTGAGCGTACCGGTGCGCGGCAACGGCACCATCGACGAGCAGGAGCGCGCCATCGTCGAGGAGATCGGCCGCTGGATCGCCGTCAACGGCGAGGGCATCTACGATACCCGGCCATGGGCGATCTTCGGCGAGGGACCGGTGGCGGCGGACGCCGGCGCGCCGATGTCGGGCGCGGGCTTCAACGAGGGCAAGGGCAAGCCGTTCTCGGCCGCCGACATCCGATTCACGGCCAAGGGCGAGAGCGTGTACGCCTTCCTCATGGGATGGCCGGAGGCGGGCAAGCTGGCGATCCAGGCCATGGCCAGCGGCGGACCGCACCTGGCGCGGCCGGTCAAGCGCGTGGAGTTGCTCGGCAGCGGCGTGGCGCTGGCGTTCCGCCAGACCGCCGAGGGACTTCAGGTGACGTTCCCGGCGGACCGCCCGGCACTGGCCTACGCCAGCGCGCTGAAGATCAGCTAG
- a CDS encoding DUF1080 domain-containing protein, translating into MKNLFTKSALLGAVFALSCAASAADAGPWKSLFNGKDLNGWSTYVSMQPTTDGMKTPTSVRGVDNDPRRVFSVVDGMLRVSGEEWGSVSTLDEYENFHLKFEFKWGVKKWPPRENVMRDSGLLYYAVGKEGAQDGHWMRSHEFQLQEGDCADYHSLDGVTVDAHVGDANQGDWKFYRYEPSLPLRKDIKARILKKGNFEKPSGEWNTMEVIADGKTLVHIVNGHEVLRMTNSRQLVDGKLIPLTRGKFSIQSEGAEAFFKDIQVRKLGAPVPPPAPDKKPG; encoded by the coding sequence ATGAAAAACCTGTTCACCAAAAGCGCCCTGCTCGGTGCCGTGTTCGCGCTGAGCTGCGCGGCGTCGGCGGCCGACGCCGGTCCCTGGAAATCGCTCTTCAACGGCAAGGACCTGAACGGCTGGAGCACCTACGTCAGCATGCAGCCGACCACCGACGGCATGAAGACGCCGACTTCGGTGCGCGGGGTGGACAACGACCCGCGCCGCGTGTTTTCCGTGGTCGACGGCATGCTGCGCGTGTCCGGCGAGGAATGGGGCAGCGTCTCGACCTTGGACGAGTACGAAAACTTTCACCTGAAATTCGAATTTAAATGGGGCGTCAAGAAGTGGCCGCCGCGCGAGAACGTGATGCGCGACAGCGGCCTGCTGTACTACGCCGTCGGCAAGGAAGGCGCGCAGGACGGACACTGGATGCGCAGCCACGAGTTCCAGCTGCAGGAAGGCGACTGCGCCGACTACCACAGCCTCGATGGCGTGACGGTCGACGCCCATGTCGGCGACGCCAACCAGGGCGACTGGAAATTCTACCGTTACGAGCCGTCCCTGCCGCTGCGCAAAGACATCAAGGCGCGCATCCTGAAGAAAGGCAATTTCGAAAAGCCGAGCGGCGAATGGAACACGATGGAAGTCATCGCCGACGGCAAGACGCTGGTCCACATCGTCAACGGCCACGAGGTGCTGCGCATGACCAATTCGCGTCAGCTGGTGGACGGCAAATTGATTCCGCTCACGCGCGGCAAATTCTCGATCCAGTCCGAAGGCGCCGAGGCGTTTTTCAAGGATATCCAGGTACGGAAGTTGGGCGCGCCCGTTCCCCCACCAGCGCCGGATAAAAAACCCGGCTGA
- a CDS encoding extracellular solute-binding protein, translating into MPALRNRGWLAWVLLCLAVAPAPAAVGAPTEHLVIDYVVSNTPQRTTWVGIIDAFAAANPDIQIIHQGYPQEEYKRGFTARLRAGRADLAFWYAGERLGDAARNKLLSPLDADLVALLKRKKFSPATLDGTRIDGAVYGFPLYYYVWGFVYHKPLFERLGLRPPATWAEFLRTCERLKAAGVTPLAVGARSGWPAAGWFDYLNLRINGIEFHRKLVRGDARFDSPQVRQVFDVWGGLLRKGYFLDATMEQEPERVMPNVYRDRVGMMLSGSFVASRFPAAIAADMGFFGFPNYSPGMPTYEEAPIDVLVLPARGLNPRARNRFLAFLAETGAMRKIAVADQTLSAQVAADPRPIWLGDAPSRVWRAAAGLTYFFDRDAKAELVGPAYEGLRRFLKPPHDTDQAVRYIDEAIAEAGEPKKPP; encoded by the coding sequence TTGCCCGCACTACGCAACCGGGGCTGGCTGGCATGGGTGCTGCTGTGTTTGGCTGTAGCGCCGGCCCCGGCCGCCGTTGGCGCCCCCACCGAGCACCTGGTGATCGACTACGTGGTCTCCAATACGCCGCAGCGCACCACCTGGGTCGGCATCATCGATGCGTTCGCCGCCGCCAATCCGGACATCCAGATCATCCACCAAGGCTATCCGCAAGAGGAATACAAACGCGGCTTCACGGCCCGCCTGCGCGCCGGGCGGGCCGACCTGGCGTTCTGGTACGCGGGCGAGCGCCTCGGCGACGCCGCCAGGAACAAGCTGCTGTCCCCGCTCGACGCCGACCTGGTCGCGCTGCTGAAGAGAAAGAAATTCTCGCCCGCCACCCTCGACGGCACGCGCATCGACGGCGCCGTCTACGGTTTTCCGCTGTACTACTACGTGTGGGGCTTCGTCTACCACAAGCCGCTGTTCGAGCGTCTGGGGCTGCGCCCGCCGGCCACGTGGGCCGAGTTCCTGCGGACCTGCGAACGCTTGAAGGCGGCGGGCGTGACGCCGCTGGCGGTCGGCGCCAGGAGCGGCTGGCCGGCGGCCGGCTGGTTCGACTACCTGAACCTGCGCATCAACGGCATCGAGTTCCATCGCAAGCTGGTGCGCGGCGACGCCCGCTTCGACAGTCCGCAGGTGCGGCAGGTGTTCGATGTCTGGGGCGGCCTGCTGCGCAAGGGGTATTTTCTCGACGCGACAATGGAACAGGAGCCGGAGCGCGTCATGCCCAATGTGTACCGCGACCGCGTCGGCATGATGCTATCGGGCAGCTTCGTCGCCTCCAGGTTCCCCGCCGCGATCGCGGCCGACATGGGCTTTTTCGGCTTCCCAAACTATTCGCCGGGCATGCCCACCTACGAAGAGGCGCCGATCGATGTGCTGGTGCTGCCGGCGCGGGGCTTGAATCCGCGCGCGCGCAACCGCTTCCTCGCTTTCCTGGCCGAGACCGGCGCCATGCGCAAGATTGCCGTGGCCGACCAGACGCTGTCGGCGCAGGTGGCCGCCGATCCGCGCCCGATCTGGCTGGGCGACGCGCCAAGCCGCGTGTGGCGCGCCGCCGCCGGACTGACTTACTTCTTCGACCGCGACGCCAAGGCCGAACTGGTCGGTCCGGCGTACGAGGGCCTGCGCCGCTTCCTGAAGCCGCCGCACGACACCGATCAAGCGGTGCGTTACATCGACGAGGCGATCGCAGAGGCGGGCGAGCCTAAAAAACCGCCTTGA
- a CDS encoding NIPSNAP family protein: protein MIYELRVYHCAAGRLPALHKRFSHVTLPLFLKHGIEQAGFFTTVVGPSNQTLTYLLKWESLAERETKWNAFATDPEWLAARTASEADGIIVERIDNSFLEPTAYSSVR from the coding sequence ATGATTTACGAATTACGGGTCTACCACTGCGCCGCCGGCCGCCTGCCGGCTTTGCACAAGCGATTTTCGCACGTGACCCTGCCGCTATTTCTGAAGCACGGCATCGAACAGGCCGGCTTCTTCACCACTGTCGTCGGCCCCAGCAACCAGACCTTGACCTACTTGCTGAAGTGGGAAAGCCTGGCCGAGCGCGAAACAAAGTGGAACGCCTTCGCCACCGATCCGGAATGGTTGGCCGCGCGCACCGCGTCGGAGGCCGATGGCATCATCGTCGAGCGCATCGATAACTCGTTCCTGGAGCCGACCGCGTATTCGTCGGTGCGCTGA
- a CDS encoding NADP-dependent isocitrate dehydrogenase yields the protein MSTEKSKIIYTLTDEAPLLATYSLLPIIKKFTAPAGVDVIAKDISVAARVLAEFPEFLTEEQKVPNTLAELGALTLKPEANIIKLPNISASVAQLQAAIRELQEKGYALPDFPEDPKTDEEKALKARYSKCTGSAVNPVLREGNSDRRAPKAVKEYARKHPHSMGEWSQASRTHVSHMHGGDFYDGEKSITLDKARNVKMELITASGKAIVLKPKVALQAGEIIDSMFMSKKALLAFYEKEIDDAYKTGVMFSLHVKATMMKVSHPIVFGHCVRIFYKDAFEKHAKLFEELGVNVNNGMVNLYDKIDKLPSSQKEEIMKDLHACLEHRPKLAMVDSAKGITNFHSPNDVIVDASMPAMIRIGGKMWGADGRTADVKAVMPESTFARIYQEMINFCKWHGNFDPTTMGTVPNVGLMAQQAEEYGSHDKTFEVAEGGIANITDLDTGEVLLTQTVEAGDIWRMCQVKDAPIRDWVKLAVTRARQSGMPAVFWLDTYRPHEAEVIKKVQLYLKDHDTSGLDIHIMSQTRAMRYTLERVSRGLDTISVTGNILRDYLTDLFPILELGTSAKMLSIVPLMAGGGMYETGAGGSAPKHVKQLVEENHLRWDSLGEFLALAVSLEELGIKEGNAKAKILAQTLDVATGKLLDNSKSPSSRTGELDNRGSHFYLSLYWAQALAAQTDDAELQAHFAPLAKALAENEGKIVGELKDVQGKPAEIGGYYYPDPAKTEAIMRPSASFNAALDSI from the coding sequence ATGTCAACAGAAAAGTCAAAAATCATCTACACACTGACTGACGAGGCGCCATTGCTGGCGACGTATTCCCTGCTACCGATTATCAAAAAGTTCACCGCGCCGGCCGGCGTCGACGTTATCGCCAAAGATATTTCCGTCGCCGCCCGCGTGCTGGCCGAATTCCCGGAATTCCTGACCGAAGAACAAAAAGTGCCCAACACCCTGGCCGAACTGGGCGCCCTGACGCTCAAGCCGGAAGCCAACATCATCAAGCTGCCGAACATCTCGGCCTCGGTGGCCCAGTTGCAGGCCGCCATCCGCGAACTGCAGGAAAAGGGCTACGCCCTGCCCGACTTCCCGGAAGACCCGAAAACCGACGAGGAAAAAGCCCTCAAGGCGCGCTACAGCAAGTGCACCGGCTCGGCCGTGAACCCGGTTCTGCGCGAAGGCAACTCCGACCGCCGCGCGCCCAAGGCGGTCAAGGAATACGCCCGCAAGCACCCGCACTCGATGGGCGAATGGAGCCAGGCATCGCGCACCCACGTCTCGCACATGCACGGCGGCGACTTCTACGACGGTGAAAAGTCGATCACCCTGGACAAGGCCCGCAACGTCAAGATGGAACTGATCACCGCCTCGGGCAAGGCCATCGTGCTCAAGCCGAAGGTCGCGCTGCAGGCCGGCGAGATCATCGACTCCATGTTCATGAGCAAAAAGGCCCTGCTGGCGTTCTACGAGAAGGAAATCGACGACGCCTACAAGACCGGCGTGATGTTCTCGCTGCACGTCAAGGCGACGATGATGAAGGTGTCGCACCCGATCGTGTTCGGCCACTGCGTGCGCATCTTCTACAAGGACGCGTTCGAAAAGCACGCCAAGCTGTTCGAGGAACTGGGCGTGAACGTCAACAACGGCATGGTCAACCTGTACGACAAGATCGACAAGCTCCCTTCGTCGCAGAAGGAAGAGATCATGAAGGACCTGCACGCCTGCCTGGAGCACCGTCCCAAGTTGGCCATGGTCGATTCGGCCAAGGGCATCACCAACTTCCATTCGCCCAACGACGTCATCGTCGACGCCTCGATGCCGGCCATGATCCGCATCGGCGGCAAGATGTGGGGCGCCGACGGCCGCACCGCCGACGTCAAGGCGGTCATGCCGGAGTCGACCTTCGCCCGCATCTACCAGGAGATGATCAACTTCTGCAAATGGCACGGCAACTTCGACCCGACCACCATGGGCACGGTGCCCAACGTCGGCCTGATGGCCCAACAGGCCGAGGAATACGGCTCGCACGACAAGACGTTTGAAGTGGCCGAAGGCGGCATCGCCAACATCACCGACCTCGACACGGGCGAAGTGCTGCTGACCCAGACCGTGGAAGCGGGCGACATCTGGCGCATGTGCCAGGTCAAGGACGCGCCGATCCGCGACTGGGTCAAGCTGGCCGTCACGCGCGCCCGCCAGTCCGGCATGCCGGCCGTGTTCTGGCTCGACACCTACCGTCCGCATGAAGCCGAAGTGATCAAAAAGGTCCAGCTCTACCTCAAGGACCACGACACCAGCGGCCTGGACATCCACATCATGTCGCAGACCCGCGCCATGCGCTACACCTTGGAACGCGTCTCGCGCGGCCTCGACACGATCTCGGTGACCGGCAACATCCTGCGCGACTACCTGACCGACCTGTTCCCGATCCTGGAACTGGGCACCAGCGCCAAGATGCTGTCGATCGTGCCGCTGATGGCCGGTGGCGGCATGTACGAGACCGGCGCCGGCGGTTCGGCGCCCAAGCACGTCAAGCAGCTGGTCGAGGAAAACCACCTGCGTTGGGATTCGCTGGGCGAATTCCTGGCGCTGGCGGTCTCGCTCGAAGAGCTGGGCATCAAGGAAGGCAACGCCAAGGCCAAGATCCTGGCGCAGACGTTGGACGTGGCGACCGGCAAGCTGCTCGACAACAGCAAATCGCCATCGTCGCGCACCGGCGAGCTGGACAATCGCGGCAGCCACTTCTACCTGTCGCTGTACTGGGCCCAGGCCCTGGCCGCCCAGACCGACGACGCCGAACTGCAAGCGCACTTCGCGCCGCTGGCCAAGGCGCTGGCCGAGAACGAAGGCAAGATCGTGGGCGAGTTGAAGGATGTGCAGGGCAAGCCGGCCGAGATCGGCGGCTACTACTATCCGGACCCGGCCAAGACCGAAGCGATCATGCGTCCTAGCGCCAGCTTCAACGCGGCGCTGGACAGCATCTGA
- a CDS encoding Crp/Fnr family transcriptional regulator → MRLNDPNQNHLLSALLESDFARLSPHLEPIMMRLGDVLYESGGQLQHVYFPTSAIVSLHYVLENGGSSEIAGVGNEGILGISLFMGGNTTPSRAVVQTAGHGYRLKSHILMEEFNRAGPVMRLLLRYTQALLTQMSQTAVCNRHHTVEQQLCRWLLLTLDRLPGNELTMTQELIANMLGVRREGVTVAAGKLQENGYISYRRGHITVLDRVGLEAEVCECYDVVKKEFARLMSDVRQRQGSQ, encoded by the coding sequence ATGCGTCTCAACGACCCGAACCAAAACCACCTGCTGTCCGCCCTACTGGAGTCCGATTTCGCGCGCCTGTCGCCGCACCTCGAACCCATCATGATGCGGCTGGGCGACGTGCTGTACGAGTCCGGCGGACAACTGCAACATGTTTATTTCCCAACATCGGCCATCGTTTCCCTGCATTATGTGCTGGAGAACGGCGGCTCGTCCGAGATCGCCGGCGTCGGCAACGAAGGCATCCTGGGCATCTCGTTGTTTATGGGCGGGAATACAACGCCAAGCCGCGCGGTGGTGCAAACGGCCGGCCACGGCTACCGCCTCAAGTCGCATATCCTGATGGAGGAGTTCAACCGCGCCGGTCCCGTGATGCGGCTGCTGCTGCGCTACACGCAGGCGTTGCTGACGCAGATGTCGCAGACGGCCGTCTGCAACCGCCACCACACGGTCGAGCAGCAACTGTGCCGCTGGCTGCTGCTCACGCTCGACCGCTTGCCGGGCAACGAATTGACGATGACGCAGGAATTGATCGCCAACATGCTGGGCGTGCGCCGCGAAGGTGTCACCGTCGCCGCCGGCAAGTTGCAGGAGAACGGCTACATCAGCTACCGCCGCGGCCATATCACCGTGCTCGACAGGGTCGGCCTGGAGGCCGAGGTGTGCGAGTGCTACGACGTCGTCAAAAAGGAATTCGCGCGGCTGATGTCAGACGTGCGGCAACGCCAGGGATCCCAATGA